Proteins from a single region of Chitinibacter bivalviorum:
- a CDS encoding YecA family protein: MAKMLDQALTDEELDLLDQFLYSDAVGKDAMSLSMLHGYLTAILVGPAQVMPTEWLGQIWDKPEAVIFALPEADAIIDLVMRLYNQIADELAQEPPIYEPMLYWEDDTQQNSSIEEWSLGFCFGAGLAEEEWQPLLDEEEGQFMFMAIMSGSDDEMRADMEREGINLVQHDNEIAEQLPEMVLEIRDFFRNRQISEGGKHRLH, encoded by the coding sequence ATGGCAAAAATGCTAGACCAAGCACTGACCGACGAAGAATTGGATCTGCTGGATCAATTCTTGTATTCAGATGCGGTGGGCAAAGACGCAATGTCATTGTCGATGTTGCATGGTTATCTCACTGCGATTTTGGTGGGGCCTGCGCAAGTAATGCCGACTGAATGGCTAGGCCAAATTTGGGATAAACCTGAAGCGGTGATTTTTGCCTTGCCCGAAGCTGATGCGATCATTGATTTGGTGATGCGCCTCTATAACCAAATCGCCGACGAGTTAGCGCAAGAACCCCCGATTTACGAGCCGATGCTGTATTGGGAAGACGATACACAGCAAAACTCGAGCATCGAAGAATGGAGCTTGGGCTTCTGCTTTGGTGCCGGTTTGGCCGAAGAAGAATGGCAGCCGCTGCTCGATGAAGAAGAAGGTCAATTTATGTTTATGGCCATCATGAGTGGCTCGGATGATGAGATGCGCGCCGATATGGAGCGCGAAGGCATTAATCTGGTTCAACATGATAATGAGATTGCCGAGCAACTGCCCGAGATGGTGCTGGAGATTCGCGATTTCTTCCGTAATCGCCAGATTAGCGAAGGTGGAAAGCACCGCCTGCATTGA
- a CDS encoding DUF1566 domain-containing protein, which translates to MKVSIKTLGFTAVALIVAVAIGNKWVMAGSQDAEKAPAKRKNNPCEYTADFKDNGNGTLTDPSTGLVWQTCALGQTWHGGCSGNATLMNQAEAMKAAENSSYQNASGWRLPTKNELAGIMVTAECKDAKKWIDPRLATPIDGKDDLGSYWTSTEYGTDGYLVWYANLNTGYMGGINNVNFNAVRLVRSGS; encoded by the coding sequence ATGAAAGTCTCAATTAAGACGCTAGGCTTTACCGCAGTCGCATTGATTGTCGCCGTGGCGATTGGCAATAAATGGGTCATGGCAGGTAGCCAGGATGCTGAAAAAGCACCTGCAAAGCGTAAAAATAATCCATGCGAATACACCGCCGATTTCAAAGACAACGGTAATGGCACGCTGACAGATCCAAGCACTGGCCTCGTATGGCAAACCTGTGCTTTGGGGCAAACCTGGCATGGTGGTTGCAGCGGTAATGCCACCTTGATGAATCAAGCGGAAGCGATGAAAGCCGCTGAAAATAGTAGCTATCAAAATGCCAGTGGCTGGCGCTTACCGACGAAAAATGAATTGGCTGGCATTATGGTGACAGCCGAATGTAAAGATGCCAAGAAATGGATCGATCCGCGCCTAGCCACGCCGATTGATGGTAAAGACGATTTGGGCTCGTACTGGACATCGACCGAATATGGTACCGATGGTTATCTGGTTTGGTATGCCAATCTGAACACTGGCTATATGGGTGGCATTAATAACGTTAATTTTAATGCGGTACGTCTCGTTCGTTCGGGTAGCTAA
- the ychF gene encoding redox-regulated ATPase YchF: protein MSLKCGIVGLPNVGKSTLFNALTKAGIEASNYPFCTIEPNVGIVEVPDHRLAELSAIINPQKIQPAIVEFVDIAGLVAGASKGEGLGNQFLANIRETDAIVNVVRCFENDNIIHVAGRVDPIDDIIVIGTELALADMNTVEKAIQREGKKARSGDKEALAQIAVLEKLLPHLNEGKPARSFKMSDDEKQAIKSLCLLTIKPAMYVANVAEDGFENNPLLDKVTAHAAAEGAPVVAVCAAIESEIAELDDADKAEFLSSIGQDEPGLNRLIRVGYDLLGLQTYFTAGVKEVRAWTIHKGDTAPQAAGVIHTDFERGFIRAQTIAYADFIQYKGEQGAKEAGKMRAEGKEYVVKDGDVLNFLFNV, encoded by the coding sequence ATGAGCCTCAAGTGCGGCATTGTCGGCTTGCCGAATGTGGGTAAATCCACACTGTTTAACGCTTTGACCAAGGCTGGCATCGAAGCGTCAAATTATCCCTTCTGTACCATCGAGCCTAATGTCGGCATCGTTGAAGTACCAGATCATCGTTTGGCTGAATTATCGGCCATTATCAATCCGCAAAAAATCCAACCTGCGATCGTTGAATTTGTCGATATCGCTGGTCTAGTGGCTGGCGCATCGAAAGGTGAAGGCTTGGGCAATCAGTTCCTCGCCAATATCCGCGAAACCGATGCCATCGTGAACGTGGTACGTTGTTTTGAAAACGACAACATTATTCACGTCGCAGGCCGCGTAGACCCGATCGACGACATTATCGTGATCGGCACCGAGCTGGCTTTGGCGGATATGAATACCGTAGAAAAAGCCATCCAGCGCGAAGGCAAAAAAGCGCGTTCGGGTGATAAAGAAGCGCTGGCGCAAATCGCCGTGCTGGAAAAATTGCTGCCGCATTTGAATGAAGGCAAACCAGCGCGTTCATTCAAAATGAGCGACGACGAAAAACAAGCCATTAAATCTTTGTGCCTGCTGACGATTAAGCCTGCGATGTACGTCGCGAACGTGGCCGAAGACGGTTTTGAAAATAACCCATTGCTCGATAAAGTAACGGCACATGCCGCGGCCGAAGGCGCACCTGTGGTTGCCGTTTGTGCTGCAATCGAATCTGAAATCGCCGAATTGGATGATGCTGATAAAGCTGAGTTTTTGTCGTCAATCGGCCAAGATGAGCCAGGCTTGAATCGCCTGATTCGCGTCGGCTACGATCTACTCGGCCTGCAAACCTACTTCACTGCTGGTGTGAAAGAAGTACGTGCTTGGACAATCCACAAAGGCGATACTGCCCCACAAGCTGCGGGTGTGATCCACACGGATTTCGAGCGCGGATTTATTCGTGCCCAAACGATTGCCTATGCCGATTTCATCCAGTACAAGGGTGAGCAAGGCGCCAAAGAAGCGGGCAAAATGCGCGCTGAGGGCAAGGAATATGTCGTGAAAGATGGTGATGTTTTGAATTTCTTGTTTAACGTCTAA
- a CDS encoding oxidative damage protection protein has product MSRTVNCVKLGREAEGLDFPPVPGELGKKLYDNVSKEAWQAWVKHQTMLINENRLSLADPSARKYLQQQLENYFWGSGADAIQGFVPQ; this is encoded by the coding sequence ATGAGTCGCACTGTAAATTGTGTCAAACTAGGTCGTGAAGCTGAGGGTTTGGATTTTCCACCCGTTCCTGGCGAATTGGGCAAAAAGCTCTACGACAACGTTTCCAAAGAAGCATGGCAAGCTTGGGTGAAACACCAAACCATGCTGATTAATGAAAACCGCCTCAGCCTTGCTGATCCAAGCGCACGCAAATACTTGCAACAGCAATTGGAAAACTACTTCTGGGGTTCAGGTGCAGATGCCATTCAAGGCTTTGTTCCACAGTAA
- a CDS encoding heme biosynthesis HemY N-terminal domain-containing protein gives MKLLLWTIALFSIAVGMTLFAQLNTGYALIFLPPWRMEISLNVFIVQLILSVIALYLLLKMFAELSGLPRRVRRYQAEQAKEASVKLERDARLAFFEGRFQRATRLACEAMAASVENDAFAVNGLLAARAAHAMRDFAKRDEVLQQLTERLGHEHLATLMTSGELWMDERRYVEAGQAISAVRELAPKLTNAMKLELRLRQREQNPEAVLKLVEQLTKSDALDEEQAGHIRIAAQLQLLKQHPMTAVELKEWWKKLSSEEQQHPQLAHAAAANYIAQEAPLLAKETIERALEANWNNELLPAYSQLKLDLPQQMAQLQQAETWLKSHPRDELLLLTLGRLCRKRELWGKAQSYFEASIAVNPSAIAHAELAELLTQLERSEEAAQHYRASLSLALS, from the coding sequence ATGAAGCTTTTGTTGTGGACTATTGCACTCTTTTCCATCGCGGTGGGCATGACCTTATTTGCCCAGCTCAACACTGGCTACGCGCTGATTTTCCTGCCGCCTTGGCGCATGGAAATCTCGCTGAATGTCTTTATTGTGCAGCTGATTTTGAGTGTCATTGCGCTGTATTTACTGCTCAAAATGTTTGCCGAACTATCGGGCTTGCCACGTCGCGTTCGCCGCTATCAAGCGGAACAAGCCAAAGAAGCTTCGGTGAAATTGGAACGCGATGCACGACTGGCCTTCTTTGAAGGTCGTTTCCAGCGCGCGACCCGTCTCGCGTGCGAAGCCATGGCCGCGAGCGTCGAAAACGACGCCTTCGCCGTCAATGGACTGCTCGCCGCCCGCGCCGCCCACGCCATGCGCGACTTTGCCAAGCGCGATGAAGTTTTGCAGCAACTCACCGAGCGCCTCGGTCACGAGCATCTGGCCACCTTGATGACCAGTGGCGAGCTATGGATGGACGAGCGTCGCTACGTTGAGGCAGGACAAGCGATTAGCGCCGTGCGCGAATTGGCGCCTAAGCTCACCAATGCGATGAAACTGGAACTACGCCTGCGTCAGCGTGAGCAAAATCCGGAAGCAGTGTTAAAACTGGTTGAGCAATTGACCAAAAGCGACGCGCTCGATGAAGAGCAAGCAGGGCATATTCGGATTGCAGCCCAGCTGCAACTGCTCAAGCAGCACCCGATGACAGCAGTTGAGCTCAAAGAATGGTGGAAAAAACTCAGCAGTGAAGAGCAGCAACATCCGCAATTGGCTCACGCTGCTGCGGCCAATTACATCGCCCAAGAAGCACCACTGCTAGCAAAAGAAACCATCGAGAGAGCGCTGGAAGCGAATTGGAATAATGAATTGCTGCCGGCCTATAGTCAGCTCAAGCTCGATTTACCACAGCAAATGGCGCAATTGCAGCAAGCTGAAACTTGGCTCAAATCACACCCACGCGATGAGTTGCTATTACTGACACTCGGTCGTTTATGTCGTAAGCGTGAACTCTGGGGTAAGGCACAAAGTTATTTCGAAGCGAGTATTGCCGTTAATCCAAGTGCGATTGCCCATGCCGAACTGGCGGAATTGCTGACACAACTGGAACGCAGTGAAGAAGCGGCGCAACATTACCGTGCCAGCTTGAGTTTGGCGCTGAGCTAA
- a CDS encoding uroporphyrinogen-III C-methyltransferase, translating to MTQENNADSLSAALQVPPRRTLPQPALVLALVAILSSGGVWLYQQSAMEQLKTDLASQLASNQKLQQEIRSNQTQMQQIQQQLQVQVQTHAGKLAEAESRQESLTTMYDTLTRSESIHTLAELEQVLTFASQQLQLAGDVNIALTGLSNIDQQLARLNRPELITVRQAITRDMDALKATPYLDVVGITAKLDSLIDKVDNWPLQIDAGHDQPIKHTPSTTDTSKANQLLSEIWHEFKQLIQIRRMDKPDAALLTPDQKFFLRENIKLRLLNARSALLQRNETAFRTDIAATSRYIHDYFDTKMPATQSAIIILKQLEDQQLTVAIPDLSASLTAVRNARTTAERVKP from the coding sequence ATGACCCAAGAAAATAACGCAGATTCATTATCCGCCGCTTTGCAAGTACCTCCACGCCGTACCTTGCCGCAACCAGCATTGGTATTGGCTTTGGTGGCAATACTATCCAGTGGTGGCGTTTGGCTCTACCAGCAAAGTGCGATGGAGCAACTGAAAACCGATTTAGCCAGCCAATTGGCGAGCAATCAGAAGTTGCAGCAGGAAATCCGCAGCAATCAAACGCAAATGCAGCAGATTCAGCAGCAATTGCAGGTTCAAGTGCAAACACATGCGGGCAAATTGGCCGAAGCTGAAAGTCGTCAAGAGTCGCTCACGACCATGTATGACACGCTCACGCGCAGCGAATCGATCCATACCTTGGCCGAATTGGAGCAAGTGCTCACCTTTGCCAGCCAGCAATTACAACTGGCGGGCGACGTGAATATCGCTTTGACGGGCTTATCAAATATTGATCAGCAATTGGCGCGTCTCAACCGGCCCGAGCTCATTACGGTACGTCAGGCGATTACTCGCGATATGGACGCACTCAAAGCCACGCCTTATCTGGATGTCGTTGGCATTACCGCCAAGCTCGATAGCCTGATCGACAAAGTGGATAACTGGCCACTGCAAATCGATGCCGGCCACGATCAGCCGATCAAACACACGCCGAGCACGACCGACACGAGCAAGGCCAATCAATTGCTCAGTGAGATTTGGCACGAATTCAAACAATTGATCCAAATTCGCCGCATGGATAAGCCTGACGCCGCCTTGCTCACGCCCGATCAGAAATTCTTCCTGCGTGAAAATATCAAACTGCGTCTGCTCAACGCCCGCTCGGCGCTACTGCAACGCAATGAAACGGCGTTCCGCACTGATATTGCCGCGACTAGCCGCTATATCCATGATTACTTCGATACCAAAATGCCTGCAACCCAAAGCGCCATCATTATCTTGAAGCAACTGGAAGATCAGCAGCTCACCGTGGCGATTCCCGACCTGAGCGCCAGCCTGACCGCCGTGCGCAATGCCCGCACCACCGCAGAAAGGGTTAAACCATGA
- a CDS encoding uroporphyrinogen-III synthase: protein MIKRHDLPLHGLRLWVTRPAAQAADLSLALAEQGADVVAFPLLDIAPPLDPLPLQQALARLSDYDLAIFISPSAIEAVFAVMTEPWPNSLAAAVIGPGSAKRAAELGIQQLIYPASQFDSEGLLAMPQMQQLAGQRVVIFRGQGGRELLPHALTAAGAQVQLISAYQRLAPSWNASELLTQLAHGCDGLIVSSSEAAQHLFHLGGEQAQLKLQSVQYFAPHPRIISALQAKGALHTVLTDAGDLGITRSICQHFGQPHL, encoded by the coding sequence ATGATTAAGCGACACGATCTGCCATTACACGGTCTCCGTCTGTGGGTCACCCGACCCGCAGCGCAGGCCGCCGATTTGAGCCTGGCCTTGGCCGAACAAGGCGCCGATGTTGTGGCGTTTCCATTGCTGGACATTGCCCCGCCACTCGATCCTCTGCCACTACAGCAAGCGCTTGCGCGACTGAGCGACTACGATTTAGCGATATTTATCAGCCCTTCCGCCATTGAAGCCGTATTTGCGGTCATGACTGAGCCATGGCCCAATTCACTCGCCGCGGCCGTCATCGGCCCTGGCAGCGCCAAGCGAGCTGCTGAGCTTGGTATCCAACAATTGATTTACCCCGCCAGCCAGTTTGATAGCGAAGGCTTGCTGGCAATGCCGCAAATGCAGCAATTGGCAGGCCAACGCGTGGTGATCTTCCGTGGCCAAGGGGGGCGTGAGCTCTTACCCCATGCCTTGACCGCAGCCGGGGCTCAAGTCCAGTTGATCAGTGCTTATCAACGCCTCGCTCCGTCATGGAATGCAAGTGAATTATTGACACAATTAGCGCACGGTTGTGATGGTTTAATTGTCTCTAGCTCGGAAGCTGCACAACACTTATTTCACTTAGGTGGAGAGCAAGCGCAGCTCAAGCTACAATCAGTACAGTACTTCGCTCCGCATCCGCGAATTATCAGCGCGCTACAGGCCAAAGGGGCTCTGCATACCGTGCTCACTGATGCGGGCGATCTTGGCATCACCCGTTCGATTTGCCAGCATTTTGGCCAGCCTCATCTATAG
- the hemC gene encoding hydroxymethylbilane synthase has translation MSELQRVVIATRESPLALWQANYVKAWLEQTYPTLQVELLGMTTQGDRILDVTLNKIGGKGLFVKELEQALQDGRADLAVHSMKDVPMVLPEGFAIAAIGEREDPRDAFVSGKYAHLDELPEGAIVGTASLRRESQLRLRYPHLTIKPLRGNVNTRLRKLDDGEFDAIILAAAGLKRLGMGDRIRCELSPEISLPAPGQGALGLEIRSDRTDLAALLAPFNHESTAAAVTAERALSRRLNGSCQIPLAAYATNEEGFLRLRGLIAMPDGSQVVTAESNGSFAAADGLGRTVADLLCTEGAREILKQLAHD, from the coding sequence ATGTCCGAATTACAGCGCGTTGTTATTGCCACACGGGAAAGCCCACTCGCACTTTGGCAAGCAAACTATGTCAAAGCTTGGCTGGAGCAAACCTACCCCACACTGCAAGTAGAGCTACTCGGCATGACGACGCAGGGCGATCGCATTTTGGATGTCACGCTCAATAAAATCGGTGGCAAAGGGCTATTCGTTAAAGAGCTCGAACAAGCGCTGCAAGATGGTCGCGCTGATCTGGCCGTGCACTCGATGAAAGATGTGCCGATGGTATTGCCCGAAGGCTTTGCCATTGCCGCGATTGGCGAGCGAGAAGACCCACGCGATGCGTTTGTATCAGGCAAATATGCCCATCTGGATGAGCTACCCGAAGGCGCAATTGTCGGCACCGCCAGCTTGCGCCGTGAAAGCCAGCTGCGTCTGCGCTACCCTCACCTGACGATCAAGCCTTTGCGTGGCAATGTGAACACCCGTTTGCGCAAACTCGACGATGGTGAATTTGACGCGATTATTCTGGCTGCCGCCGGATTGAAACGACTGGGTATGGGCGATCGCATTCGTTGTGAGCTCTCGCCTGAAATCAGTCTACCTGCCCCTGGGCAAGGCGCATTGGGCTTGGAAATCCGTAGTGATCGCACTGATCTGGCCGCACTACTTGCGCCGTTTAACCATGAATCCACCGCCGCGGCAGTCACCGCAGAGCGCGCCTTATCGCGCCGTCTCAACGGCTCGTGCCAAATTCCACTCGCCGCCTACGCCACCAATGAAGAAGGCTTCTTGCGCTTGCGCGGCTTAATCGCCATGCCTGATGGCTCGCAAGTGGTGACCGCCGAATCCAACGGCTCATTTGCTGCGGCCGACGGTCTGGGTCGTACGGTCGCCGACTTGCTGTGCACCGAAGGCGCGCGCGAGATTTTGAAACAACTGGCGCATGATTAA
- a CDS encoding type IV pilus assembly protein FimV, whose protein sequence is MRANRINPSRFVISTSLLGLLISNAYALTLSEVELQSYVGQPFKAAIAYKLNAGETLTPECLSLSLPNNDLPSLGRASISLSVRNEQHGILYVTSEHAIGEPTVGFGVQINCNHLQLSRTYTAFLNIAPANEVKAPSNKELPSFTPKTADLPNRDPQLLTPKQPTTLAEIAKKYYPAHTPQYPRYLNKLISVNPDYTAETAIAAGTPISIPDRLRSTKKAPPPTPRLESGLLRLDGEPLAAKKPKPIEPNSPEYTRALEQKVAELNEIQQKMQLEISQLNLRLSQLNNLDANLPASAPLAQASTVSQVASEIAPKVITAPASAAITAAPVASDVITAHPDDRNISLWAGAIAAIAASLLGGWYVLRRRQTQNWQEEDLTQLQSRIAPSYDAPQTRFPHATQNTMMSMLHLGGSGTPQGIEVDEFVGNEMGRAQMLIAQGETMQAIDVLYHCIDEDPEDIERWLMLFRLFRQQGMKSEYANLAQSLKIIAHDEADWELVRNIGAKFDPENPLYARTPAPLYPPTPKSKSLEINLAAAGEPEIEMDLAPPLSPEASMLEMMSQASPIPPQYSALLKPETVEMDYAIELPSLDLPADPAGTEDAIASFEIEELDLSALDEQSDNSIDFTPLDSAETDVKKPNA, encoded by the coding sequence ATGCGCGCAAATCGAATCAATCCAAGCCGTTTTGTCATCAGCACCAGCTTACTAGGACTGCTGATTTCCAATGCCTATGCGCTCACACTGAGCGAGGTGGAATTACAGTCCTACGTCGGCCAGCCTTTTAAAGCGGCGATTGCGTACAAACTCAATGCGGGTGAAACATTGACGCCTGAGTGTTTGAGTCTGAGCTTACCCAATAACGATCTGCCTAGCTTGGGGCGCGCCAGCATCAGCCTGAGCGTTCGCAATGAACAGCACGGCATACTGTATGTGACGTCCGAGCATGCCATCGGCGAGCCTACCGTGGGATTTGGCGTGCAAATCAATTGCAATCATTTGCAGTTATCGCGTACTTACACCGCGTTTTTGAATATTGCACCAGCCAACGAAGTCAAAGCGCCGAGCAATAAAGAATTACCCAGCTTTACACCGAAAACCGCCGATTTGCCCAATCGTGATCCGCAGTTATTAACCCCAAAACAGCCGACCACGCTGGCCGAAATCGCCAAAAAATATTATCCAGCCCATACGCCGCAATATCCGCGTTATTTAAATAAACTGATCAGCGTAAATCCCGATTACACCGCAGAAACAGCAATTGCCGCAGGTACGCCGATTTCGATTCCTGATCGCTTACGTTCAACTAAAAAGGCGCCCCCACCAACGCCACGCCTTGAGAGCGGCCTATTACGTCTAGACGGCGAACCATTAGCGGCGAAGAAACCTAAGCCGATAGAACCCAATAGCCCAGAATACACTCGGGCACTTGAGCAAAAAGTGGCTGAGCTCAATGAAATACAGCAAAAAATGCAGCTGGAAATCAGCCAACTCAATTTGCGACTTTCTCAGCTCAATAATCTGGATGCCAACTTGCCCGCCAGTGCCCCGTTGGCGCAGGCAAGTACAGTTTCGCAAGTCGCATCTGAGATCGCGCCTAAAGTCATCACTGCGCCGGCCTCGGCCGCAATCACTGCAGCACCAGTCGCGAGCGACGTGATTACCGCCCATCCAGACGATCGCAATATCAGCCTTTGGGCTGGCGCAATTGCAGCGATTGCCGCATCGCTCCTTGGTGGGTGGTACGTATTACGTCGGCGCCAAACACAAAACTGGCAAGAAGAAGACCTGACCCAGCTCCAGTCCCGTATCGCACCTAGCTACGATGCACCCCAGACTCGCTTTCCACATGCAACGCAAAACACCATGATGTCGATGCTGCATCTGGGTGGCTCTGGCACGCCGCAGGGCATTGAAGTGGATGAATTTGTCGGCAATGAAATGGGTCGGGCGCAAATGTTGATTGCGCAAGGCGAAACCATGCAGGCGATCGACGTTTTGTACCACTGCATTGATGAAGACCCCGAGGACATCGAGCGCTGGTTGATGCTGTTCCGACTATTCCGCCAGCAAGGGATGAAAAGCGAATACGCGAATCTGGCGCAAAGCCTGAAAATCATTGCACATGATGAAGCAGATTGGGAATTGGTGCGCAATATCGGCGCCAAATTTGACCCAGAAAATCCGCTCTATGCCCGCACGCCTGCTCCGCTTTATCCACCAACGCCAAAATCAAAGAGCTTGGAAATCAATTTAGCCGCAGCAGGCGAACCTGAAATCGAAATGGATTTGGCACCGCCACTGAGCCCTGAAGCGTCGATGTTGGAAATGATGAGCCAAGCAAGCCCAATTCCGCCGCAATACAGTGCTTTGCTCAAACCTGAAACTGTCGAGATGGATTACGCCATCGAGCTGCCATCGCTCGATTTACCTGCTGATCCAGCAGGCACTGAGGATGCAATAGCTTCATTTGAAATCGAGGAACTTGATCTGAGCGCCCTCGATGAGCAAAGTGACAACAGCATCGATTTTACGCCGCTCGATAGCGCAGAGACCGACGTCAAAAAACCGAACGCCTAA
- a CDS encoding acyltransferase family protein, with amino-acid sequence MSPVASQRFLVLDSFRGLCAVSVVLFHLHLAQSIAQWPFFRSAGVLVEFFFVLSGFVMAHRYLHRPMDGAALRQFMISRCCRILPLHWATLLLMCGLILLQPWLLHHAPLTALPEQVLDRDFAQQWLYHALLLQGWLPAAEMFDFNGPAWSISVEFYLYIAFAIVLLLAQRHSSRVFVALVALCSLATLLFAPQIAHSPGLRGLTCFFMGAATYSGYLRLRHLQLKQHWMSALEILTLLGLYAMITLNYPLKSYWATWGFAAAILVFAQERGLVSRALKHPSLIQLGEWSFSIYLVHYFILHLLNILLSKFHPQWLEQIGELQFINTGNALANNVLLLTIMATVLLCARASYQWIERPGMRLGKYWQNQTPQPALVLAGVKI; translated from the coding sequence ATGAGTCCTGTCGCTTCCCAACGTTTTCTGGTCCTCGATAGTTTTCGCGGCCTCTGTGCCGTATCGGTGGTACTGTTTCACCTGCATCTCGCGCAAAGCATCGCGCAATGGCCTTTTTTCCGCTCCGCTGGGGTGTTGGTCGAATTTTTCTTTGTGCTCAGCGGCTTTGTGATGGCGCATCGCTACCTCCATCGCCCGATGGATGGCGCGGCGCTGCGCCAATTTATGATTAGCCGTTGTTGCCGCATTTTGCCTTTGCACTGGGCAACCTTGCTGCTGATGTGCGGATTGATCTTGCTCCAGCCTTGGCTACTGCATCACGCACCGCTCACGGCCTTGCCCGAGCAAGTGCTCGATCGCGATTTTGCCCAGCAATGGCTCTACCATGCCTTGCTACTGCAGGGCTGGCTGCCAGCGGCGGAGATGTTTGATTTTAATGGCCCAGCGTGGAGCATTAGCGTCGAGTTTTATCTGTATATCGCTTTTGCGATCGTGTTATTGCTGGCGCAGCGTCACAGTTCGCGCGTCTTTGTCGCCCTCGTCGCGCTTTGCTCGCTTGCCACCTTGCTATTCGCCCCACAAATCGCGCATAGCCCGGGCTTGCGCGGCTTGACGTGTTTTTTTATGGGCGCTGCAACGTATAGCGGGTATTTACGCCTTCGTCACCTCCAGCTCAAGCAACACTGGATGAGCGCGCTGGAAATACTGACGCTGCTCGGGCTGTACGCAATGATCACGCTCAACTACCCGCTAAAAAGCTATTGGGCAACGTGGGGCTTTGCTGCGGCGATACTGGTGTTCGCTCAAGAGCGAGGGCTGGTTTCACGGGCTTTGAAACACCCTAGCCTCATCCAACTGGGCGAATGGTCGTTTTCGATTTATCTGGTGCATTATTTTATATTGCATCTGCTCAATATCCTGCTGAGCAAATTTCACCCACAATGGCTGGAGCAGATCGGCGAATTGCAGTTTATTAATACGGGAAATGCTTTGGCCAATAATGTGCTACTGCTGACCATAATGGCTACCGTATTACTTTGCGCCCGGGCCAGCTACCAATGGATAGAACGCCCCGGCATGCGACTAGGGAAATACTGGCAAAATCAAACGCCCCAGCCCGCTTTGGTCTTGGCAGGCGTCAAAATTTAA
- a CDS encoding glutathione S-transferase family protein: MKKDRKESLIANYKGIVMYQLYIANKLYSSWSLRPWLLLKQLAIPFTEQLVPFGEGATQPHFLQFSPTGKVPCLHDAERTIWDSLAITEYLAERHTGVWPQDDDARAWARCAAAEMHSGFFALRQQCGMHCGVLIEMAQIDAALQRDLDRVAALWQEGLSRFGGPFLAGARFSAVDAFFAPVAIRVRAYQLPLPTPAAEYAQRLLNLPAMQQWLNEALAEPWLEPSHETEILAAGRLVQDLRQP, from the coding sequence ATGAAAAAAGACAGGAAAGAATCACTCATCGCCAACTACAAGGGTATCGTCATGTATCAGCTCTATATTGCTAATAAACTCTATTCTTCTTGGTCATTACGCCCGTGGTTGCTATTGAAACAATTGGCGATTCCGTTTACCGAACAGCTCGTTCCATTTGGCGAGGGCGCAACACAGCCGCATTTTTTGCAGTTTTCCCCTACCGGTAAAGTGCCTTGCCTACATGATGCTGAACGCACGATTTGGGATTCGCTGGCGATTACCGAATATCTGGCCGAGCGTCATACTGGGGTATGGCCACAAGATGACGATGCTCGCGCCTGGGCGCGGTGTGCGGCGGCGGAGATGCATTCGGGCTTTTTTGCCCTGCGTCAGCAATGCGGGATGCATTGCGGTGTGCTGATTGAAATGGCGCAAATCGATGCCGCCTTGCAGCGCGATCTCGATCGCGTGGCGGCCTTGTGGCAAGAAGGCTTGAGCCGCTTTGGCGGGCCATTTTTGGCGGGCGCGAGATTTAGCGCTGTTGATGCCTTCTTTGCGCCGGTGGCGATCCGCGTTCGCGCTTATCAGTTACCTTTGCCAACACCGGCCGCAGAATATGCGCAGCGCCTACTCAATTTACCCGCCATGCAGCAATGGCTCAACGAAGCACTAGCTGAGCCTTGGCTTGAGCCAAGCCACGAAACCGAAATCCTCGCGGCCGGGCGCTTAGTGCAAGACCTGCGCCAGCCTTAA